In bacterium, a single genomic region encodes these proteins:
- a CDS encoding YraN family protein, with translation MRQDTPSWNQAQGRLGEAFAKKYLLRQGYKIVAERFRTRFGEIDLVASRRNALLFVEVKARHSRLFGDALEAVTPKKLRHFQKSVMAFLQANPQYRRGWHWELAAAAVRHAGGETKVELVRILPGGL, from the coding sequence ATGCGGCAAGATACACCATCCTGGAATCAGGCACAAGGCCGTCTCGGCGAGGCTTTTGCCAAAAAGTACCTGCTTAGGCAAGGCTATAAAATTGTCGCCGAACGCTTCCGAACCCGCTTCGGCGAGATCGACCTGGTGGCAAGCCGGCGCAACGCCCTCCTCTTCGTCGAAGTCAAAGCCCGGCACTCCCGGCTTTTCGGCGACGCCCTCGAGGCCGTGACTCCGAAAAAGCTCCGCCATTTCCAAAAATCGGTCATGGCTTTCCTGCAGGCTAACCCGCAATACCGCCGAGGATGGCATTGGGAGCTGGCCGCGGCGGCGGTCCGCCATGCCGGGGGCGAGACCAAGGTGGAGCTGGTCAGGATTCTTCCCGGGGGTCTTTGA